A genomic window from Algoriphagus sp. Y33 includes:
- a CDS encoding DUF6249 domain-containing protein, producing the protein MAETILVTLIIFSSIFGVIFTFLTTRNKERLALIENGADAKLFNSGKKYSFGHFILSIALLAIGVGAGILFGALLRQNGMEDEVAFSSCIFIFGGIGLMFSFFLTRKLDKEDK; encoded by the coding sequence ATGGCAGAAACCATCTTAGTTACACTGATTATTTTCTCCAGTATTTTCGGAGTCATATTTACTTTCTTGACTACCCGAAACAAGGAGAGGCTTGCCCTTATAGAAAATGGTGCAGATGCAAAGCTCTTCAACTCGGGCAAGAAATACAGCTTTGGTCATTTTATTCTAAGTATCGCACTTCTTGCGATTGGTGTGGGTGCAGGGATTCTTTTTGGGGCTTTGCTAAGACAAAACGGAATGGAAGATGAGGTTGCCTTTAGCTCTTGTATCTTTATTTTCGGAGGAATTGGCCTTATGTTTAGTTTTTTCTTGACCAGAAAACTTGACAAAGAGGACAAGTAA